The bacterium genome contains a region encoding:
- the rplP gene encoding 50S ribosomal protein L16 — protein sequence MLQPRREKFTKSFRGRRRGMALRGSDISFGDFGLKSLEVAWISAAQIEAARKAITHHLKRGGKVWIRIFPDKPISGRAAGKRMGGGKGEVEKHVAVVKPGRIMFEVAGAPEKLVKEAFIRAGAKLPVATKMVIKD from the coding sequence ATGTTACAACCTAGAAGAGAAAAATTTACAAAAAGTTTTAGAGGTAGAAGAAGGGGTATGGCCCTTCGAGGTAGCGATATATCGTTCGGAGATTTTGGTTTAAAATCACTTGAAGTTGCTTGGATTTCTGCAGCACAAATAGAAGCTGCAAGAAAGGCAATAACCCATCACCTTAAAAGAGGAGGAAAAGTTTGGATTAGAATTTTTCCTGACAAACCAATATCAGGTAGGGCAGCCGGTAAAAGAATGGGTGGGGGTAAAGGTGAGGTTGAGAAACATGTAGCAGTTGTTAAACCAGGCAGGATTATGTTTGAAGTTGCAGGAGCACCTGAAAAGTTAGTAAAAGAAGCATTTATAAGAGCGGGTGCAAAATTACCTGTTGCTACAAAAATGGTAATTAAAGATTAA
- the rpsC gene encoding 30S ribosomal protein S3: MGQKINPIGFRVGRTIGWKSRWFSDSGVYKDLLLEDIKIRKELMKKLSIAGVTGVEIERQPKSMSVIVTVSRPGVVIGRGGSGIEDLKKFIVSIINNKQQKIDLKVNEVKNHELSAHLVMERIVMDLEKRIPHRRSVTKAMDRVMAAGAGGIKIVLGGRINGAEISRVEKFHQGSVPTQTLREDIDYAEKPALTRRGYVGVKVWIHRKEQE; the protein is encoded by the coding sequence ATGGGACAAAAAATTAATCCAATTGGTTTTAGAGTAGGTAGAACAATAGGCTGGAAGTCTAGATGGTTTTCAGACAGTGGTGTTTACAAAGACCTATTACTTGAGGATATTAAAATCAGAAAGGAATTGATGAAAAAATTATCAATTGCAGGAGTTACCGGCGTTGAAATTGAGAGACAACCAAAAAGTATGTCAGTAATAGTTACAGTTTCAAGACCGGGAGTAGTTATAGGTAGAGGTGGATCTGGAATCGAAGATTTGAAAAAGTTTATAGTTTCAATTATTAATAATAAGCAACAAAAGATTGATTTAAAAGTTAACGAAGTTAAAAACCACGAACTTTCTGCACATTTGGTAATGGAAAGAATTGTTATGGACTTAGAAAAAAGAATTCCACACAGAAGGTCTGTTACTAAGGCAATGGATAGGGTTATGGCAGCTGGTGCAGGTGGAATAAAAATAGTTTTAGGTGGTCGTATCAATGGTGCAGAAATTTCCAGAGTTGAAAAATTCCACCAAGGGTCGGTCCCAACTCAAACATTAAGAGAAGATATAGATTATGCTGAAAAACCAGCCCTAACGAGAAGAGGATATGTAGGTGTCAAAGTTTGGATACATAGAAAGGAACAGGAATAA
- the rplV gene encoding 50S ribosomal protein L22, giving the protein MEYKSEQKHLIISPRKVRPVVDVIKKMTPLKALENLPFIKKRASEYLYKVIKSAVANASQKGADVNSLIFKEIQIGEGPRLKRGQPVSRGRWHPIKKRMSHIKVILVTKKVAEVIKKKVVKKESNKIEGKRSSMLKKTVKKENKK; this is encoded by the coding sequence ATGGAATATAAATCTGAACAAAAACATTTAATTATAAGCCCAAGAAAGGTGAGGCCAGTTGTTGACGTCATTAAAAAGATGACACCTTTAAAGGCACTTGAAAATTTACCTTTTATCAAAAAAAGAGCATCTGAGTATTTATACAAAGTTATAAAGTCAGCTGTGGCTAATGCCAGCCAAAAAGGTGCAGATGTTAATAGTTTGATTTTTAAAGAAATTCAGATAGGAGAGGGACCAAGGCTTAAAAGAGGCCAACCTGTTTCAAGGGGTAGGTGGCATCCTATAAAGAAAAGAATGAGCCATATCAAGGTTATTTTAGTAACCAAGAAAGTTGCCGAGGTTATCAAAAAGAAAGTAGTCAAAAAAGAATCTAACAAGATTGAGGGAAAAAGATCAAGTATGCTTAAAAAAACAGTTAAGAAAGAGAATAAAAAATAA
- the rpsS gene encoding 30S ribosomal protein S19 has protein sequence MSRSTKKGPYIDLKLVKKLEKGLGLKENPIKTWSRACQIPPEFVNKYFQVHNGKVFIEVFVSEDMVGHTLGEFSPTRTFKGHGEIVKRTMDKT, from the coding sequence ATGTCAAGAAGTACAAAAAAAGGACCATACATAGACTTAAAGCTTGTTAAAAAGCTTGAGAAAGGTTTGGGCTTGAAAGAAAATCCAATTAAAACTTGGTCCAGAGCTTGTCAGATACCACCTGAATTTGTAAATAAGTATTTCCAAGTTCACAATGGCAAAGTTTTTATTGAGGTTTTTGTTAGTGAGGATATGGTTGGGCACACGTTGGGAGAATTTTCACCAACTAGAACATTTAAAGGGCACGGAGAAATTGTCAAACGTACAATGGACAAAACTTAA
- the rplB gene encoding 50S ribosomal protein L2 translates to MAKLKILLKKNSGRSKGKITVRHQGGRAKRFLRMIDFKRVKVDMWAKVEAIEYDPNRNADIARLVYQDGTRSYIIAPVGLVEGMKVIASDDAPLETGNCLPLSKIPVGTSVYNIEIRPGKGGQIARGAGIAAFVFGKDETSVLIKMPSTEIRRFDPLCRATIGQVGNVDHKNKKLGKAGASRWRGIRPTVRGVAMHPNAHPHGGGEGRSGIGLKYPKTPWGKKAVGKTRNKKKYSNNLIVEGRKRGVRGLTK, encoded by the coding sequence ATGGCAAAACTAAAAATATTATTAAAGAAAAATTCAGGAAGAAGTAAGGGTAAAATTACTGTCCGTCACCAAGGTGGTAGGGCAAAAAGGTTTTTACGTATGATTGACTTTAAAAGAGTCAAAGTAGATATGTGGGCTAAAGTTGAGGCAATTGAATATGATCCAAATAGGAATGCAGATATTGCAAGGCTAGTCTATCAAGACGGTACGAGATCATATATAATAGCACCCGTTGGTCTAGTTGAAGGAATGAAAGTAATTGCATCAGATGATGCACCATTAGAAACTGGTAATTGTTTACCGTTGTCAAAAATTCCAGTTGGGACTTCAGTATACAATATTGAAATAAGACCGGGAAAGGGTGGACAAATTGCAAGAGGTGCAGGTATTGCAGCCTTTGTTTTTGGTAAAGATGAAACAAGTGTTTTAATCAAAATGCCATCAACTGAAATTAGAAGATTTGACCCACTTTGTAGAGCAACTATTGGCCAAGTAGGTAATGTTGATCATAAGAATAAAAAATTAGGTAAAGCAGGTGCATCAAGATGGAGAGGTATTAGGCCAACCGTAAGAGGTGTCGCCATGCATCCTAACGCTCATCCACATGGTGGTGGTGAGGGCAGAAGTGGAATAGGTCTTAAGTATCCAAAAACACCTTGGGGTAAAAAAGCAGTTGGAAAAACTAGAAATAAAAAGAAATATTCTAACAACTTAATAGTTGAAGGAAGAAAAAGAGGAGTGAGAGGATTAACGAAATAA
- the rplW gene encoding 50S ribosomal protein L23, which translates to MNIKPIYTEKSLNQAKNGLYSFWFLPKFSKNQIKVILEKAFDIKINAIKTQNYKKMKSKTMRGIVKTIQAKKKVLITLKSGKIDLFTEKKK; encoded by the coding sequence ATGAATATAAAACCAATATATACAGAAAAAAGTCTAAACCAAGCCAAAAACGGTCTGTATTCCTTTTGGTTTTTACCAAAGTTTTCTAAAAATCAGATAAAGGTAATTTTAGAAAAAGCATTTGATATTAAAATCAATGCTATCAAAACTCAAAATTACAAAAAGATGAAATCGAAAACAATGAGAGGAATAGTTAAAACGATACAAGCAAAGAAGAAGGTATTGATTACTTTAAAATCTGGAAAAATTGATTTATTTACAGAAAAGAAAAAATAA
- the rplD gene encoding 50S ribosomal protein L4, giving the protein MKIKTYTLKGKDTKELVLPKIYGVEVTESLLKQAIRVYEDGTHFGLSRVKTRSEINATRKKLYKQKGTGGARHGAKSAHIFVGGGVAHGPKGVKRQLKLSEKMKKLALTMALSKRFKAGDFVVVNGVNKFLKTNGVSEMVDKIKKDFSVKSKVVFVISKENQSFSRFLKNIKDLEVVQFSSLNAFKVLTSQLIIFDSQCFEKEKSKK; this is encoded by the coding sequence ATGAAAATAAAGACATATACATTAAAAGGTAAGGATACTAAAGAATTGGTATTACCAAAGATCTATGGAGTTGAGGTAACTGAAAGCTTACTTAAACAGGCCATTAGAGTCTATGAGGATGGAACTCATTTTGGTCTTTCTCGTGTTAAAACAAGGTCTGAGATTAACGCAACAAGGAAAAAGTTGTACAAGCAAAAAGGTACAGGTGGAGCAAGACATGGTGCAAAATCAGCACACATTTTTGTTGGAGGAGGCGTTGCTCATGGACCGAAGGGAGTTAAAAGGCAATTAAAACTTTCTGAAAAAATGAAAAAGCTAGCTTTAACAATGGCTCTTTCTAAACGTTTTAAGGCTGGAGATTTTGTTGTAGTAAATGGAGTAAACAAGTTTTTAAAAACAAATGGAGTTAGTGAAATGGTTGATAAAATTAAAAAAGACTTTTCAGTCAAGTCAAAGGTGGTATTTGTGATTTCTAAAGAAAATCAATCTTTTTCTAGATTTTTAAAAAATATTAAAGATTTAGAGGTGGTTCAATTTAGTTCATTAAATGCTTTTAAAGTATTAACGTCTCAATTAATTATTTTTGATAGTCAGTGTTTTGAAAAAGAGAAGTCCAAAAAATAA
- the rplC gene encoding 50S ribosomal protein L3, whose product MKTLFGTKGQMTQTFIDGSRVPVTKVTLGPCVVTQIKNEKNDGYWAIQLGFGNRKAKNTSKPLQGHLKSKEKNFPRYVREVRMTSEPNYKVGDIINVSDIFKKGDTVSVTAVNKGKGFAGGVRRYNFRGGPKTHGQSDRHRAPGSIGQTTTPGRVYKGKRMAGRMGGVQVTFKNARVVDIDAENNQLLLSSPIPGRVGIFLTVNKIKSGSLDFEHHAVATVVEGESPAGEESKTETAPEAATVLEEAKN is encoded by the coding sequence ATGAAAACATTATTTGGTACAAAAGGACAGATGACACAGACTTTTATAGACGGGTCTAGAGTTCCCGTGACAAAAGTAACACTTGGCCCATGTGTAGTTACCCAAATTAAAAATGAAAAGAATGATGGCTATTGGGCAATTCAACTCGGATTCGGAAACAGAAAAGCAAAAAACACTTCTAAACCACTTCAAGGCCACCTCAAATCAAAAGAAAAAAACTTTCCAAGATATGTAAGAGAAGTAAGAATGACATCAGAACCAAATTACAAAGTTGGTGATATCATTAATGTTTCTGATATCTTTAAAAAGGGTGATACTGTTTCAGTAACTGCTGTTAATAAAGGAAAAGGTTTTGCTGGTGGAGTTAGAAGATATAACTTTAGAGGTGGGCCAAAGACTCACGGACAAAGTGATCGCCACAGAGCTCCTGGATCAATAGGACAGACCACAACTCCAGGTAGAGTCTATAAAGGCAAGAGAATGGCGGGTAGAATGGGTGGAGTTCAGGTTACATTTAAAAATGCTCGTGTTGTTGATATAGATGCAGAAAACAATCAACTATTACTTTCAAGCCCAATTCCTGGAAGAGTTGGAATTTTCTTGACAGTTAATAAGATAAAATCTGGATCTTTAGATTTTGAACATCACGCAGTAGCCACAGTTGTTGAGGGTGAAAGCCCTGCTGGTGAAGAATCTAAGACAGAAACTGCCCCAGAAGCGGCAACAGTTTTAGAAGAGGCAAAGAACTAA
- the cyaB gene encoding class IV adenylate cyclase, with the protein MSNKKNKEIEIQVQVENIKGLNKFLREKAKFINKEHQVDKYFSPKDRKFLKVRPVVEWLRLRDSSDKQSINYKNWHHDKNGRSHYCDEYETPVGNMEQVEKIFKSLEIKPIVTVDKTRKIYKYKDYEISIDSIKDLGNFVEIEYKGKNTTKSPAKITEEMIKFLKDLNCGKISRNYVGYPFQMLFPKEVKYEIF; encoded by the coding sequence ATGTCCAACAAGAAAAATAAGGAAATCGAGATCCAGGTACAGGTTGAGAATATTAAAGGACTAAATAAGTTTCTTAGAGAAAAAGCAAAATTTATAAACAAAGAACATCAAGTAGATAAATACTTTTCCCCAAAAGATCGTAAGTTTTTAAAAGTCAGACCAGTAGTTGAGTGGCTTAGGCTACGAGATTCGTCGGATAAACAATCAATTAATTACAAAAATTGGCATCATGATAAAAATGGTAGAAGCCATTATTGTGACGAATATGAAACTCCTGTTGGAAATATGGAGCAAGTAGAGAAAATATTCAAATCGCTTGAGATAAAACCAATTGTTACTGTAGATAAAACAAGAAAAATATATAAATACAAAGATTACGAAATTTCTATTGATTCCATTAAAGATTTAGGTAACTTTGTAGAAATTGAATATAAAGGTAAAAATACAACCAAAAGTCCAGCAAAAATCACAGAAGAAATGATTAAATTTTTAAAGGACCTAAATTGTGGAAAGATATCAAGAAATTATGTTGGCTACCCTTTTCAAATGTTATTTCCAAAAGAAGTAAAATACGAAATATTTTAA
- a CDS encoding HAD hydrolase family protein, which produces MPGFAIKISKETNISFENMLGVGDSTRDWKFIELCKFVSAMGNSQEELKKLVLSKGSNNSYIAPSVDENGIIDVFKHFSLI; this is translated from the coding sequence GTGCCTGGGTTTGCAATTAAAATTTCTAAAGAAACAAATATATCTTTTGAAAACATGCTTGGGGTCGGTGATAGTACAAGAGATTGGAAATTTATTGAGCTTTGTAAGTTTGTTTCAGCTATGGGAAATTCACAAGAAGAGTTAAAAAAACTTGTCTTGTCTAAAGGAAGTAATAATTCATATATAGCTCCAAGTGTGGATGAAAATGGAATAATTGATGTATTTAAACACTTTAGTCTTATTTAA
- a CDS encoding phosphoribosyltransferase family protein — MTIEFEGVDPLLDLFKRVGAVYTNGHFVYTSGLHGSVYVNKDAMYLHPMETTMVCRMFAERHQYLDIDVVVGPAVGGIILSQWTAYHLTQLKSKEISGVYTEKDELNDQVFRRGYGEMVKGKDVLIVEDITTTGGSVLKVVESVVKAGGRITAVSTMVNRNPDGVNSETLGVPFSSLSNLKAESYHEKDCPLCEQNIPINLQIGHGKKFVESRKQN; from the coding sequence ATGACTATAGAATTTGAAGGGGTTGATCCACTTCTTGATCTTTTTAAAAGAGTCGGAGCAGTCTATACCAATGGTCATTTTGTCTACACTTCAGGACTTCATGGATCAGTATATGTAAATAAAGATGCAATGTACTTGCACCCCATGGAAACAACTATGGTTTGTAGAATGTTTGCCGAAAGACATCAGTATCTGGATATAGATGTTGTAGTTGGTCCAGCAGTTGGTGGAATAATTTTATCTCAATGGACTGCATATCATTTAACTCAGCTTAAAAGCAAAGAGATAAGTGGGGTTTATACGGAAAAGGATGAACTTAATGATCAAGTTTTTAGACGAGGATATGGTGAAATGGTAAAAGGCAAAGATGTTTTAATAGTTGAAGACATAACAACAACGGGTGGTTCTGTATTGAAAGTTGTTGAAAGTGTTGTTAAAGCTGGTGGAAGGATTACAGCGGTTAGCACTATGGTTAATAGAAATCCTGACGGAGTTAACTCTGAGACGTTGGGTGTTCCATTTTCTTCGCTTTCCAATTTAAAAGCCGAGTCATATCATGAAAAAGATTGCCCTTTATGTGAACAAAATATACCAATTAATTTACAAATTGGTCATGGAAAAAAGTTTGTTGAAAGTAGAAAACAGAATTAG
- the rpsJ gene encoding 30S ribosomal protein S10 encodes MQRLRVKLKAYDHRVIDEAASKIIDVALASGAKISGPTPLPTDRTLMSVKESPFTDKDAQEHYEVLIHKRLIDIIDPTPRTVDSLGNMDLPAGVSIEIKM; translated from the coding sequence ATGCAAAGACTTAGAGTTAAGCTAAAAGCTTACGATCATAGAGTAATAGATGAGGCAGCATCAAAGATTATAGATGTCGCCCTAGCTTCAGGTGCTAAAATTTCTGGACCAACCCCACTCCCAACTGATAGGACCTTGATGTCCGTTAAAGAATCTCCATTTACAGATAAAGATGCTCAAGAACATTATGAAGTTTTAATTCATAAAAGACTAATTGATATAATTGACCCAACCCCAAGAACAGTAGATTCATTAGGCAATATGGATCTTCCAGCAGGTGTCTCCATAGAAATTAAGATGTAA
- the tuf gene encoding elongation factor Tu → MAADAKQKFDRTKTHLNIGTIGHVDHGKTTLTAAITTVLAKNFPGGVNKAYAFDQIDSAPEEKQRGVTINISHVEYETDKRHYAHIDAPGHADYIKNMITGAAQMDGAILVVSAPDGPMPQTREHVILARQVNVPSLIVALNKCDAMDDPELLELVEADIRELLTKYQFPGAETPIVRVSALKALEGDAEAEKGILELMKTADSYIPDPVRDTEKPFLMPVEDVFSISGRGTVVTGRVERGEIKVNEEIEIVGIKDTQKTVVTGLEMFRKLLDSAMAGDNVGVLLRGIDKEAVERGQVLAKSGSVTPHTEFEAEVYILSKDEGGRHTPFFTGYKPQFFIRTSDITGEVKLAEGVEMVMPGDSAKMTVKLIVPVAMEDGLRFAIREGGHTVGAGVITKIIA, encoded by the coding sequence ATGGCAGCAGACGCAAAACAAAAATTTGATAGAACAAAAACCCACTTAAACATTGGGACAATTGGTCACGTTGATCACGGCAAGACCACATTAACTGCAGCTATTACTACAGTACTTGCAAAGAATTTCCCAGGTGGAGTAAATAAAGCTTACGCTTTTGATCAAATTGATTCAGCTCCAGAAGAAAAACAAAGAGGAGTTACAATCAATATTTCCCACGTTGAATATGAAACAGACAAAAGGCATTATGCTCATATTGATGCTCCAGGTCACGCAGATTACATTAAGAACATGATTACAGGTGCAGCCCAAATGGATGGAGCAATCTTAGTTGTTTCAGCTCCAGATGGACCTATGCCTCAAACAAGAGAACACGTAATTTTAGCAAGACAAGTCAATGTTCCGTCTTTGATAGTTGCATTAAACAAATGTGATGCAATGGATGATCCAGAACTTCTTGAGTTGGTTGAAGCAGATATTAGAGAATTGTTAACAAAGTATCAATTCCCAGGAGCAGAAACCCCAATTGTTAGAGTTTCAGCACTTAAGGCTCTTGAAGGTGATGCTGAAGCAGAAAAGGGTATTTTAGAATTAATGAAAACAGCAGACTCATATATTCCAGATCCAGTAAGAGATACAGAAAAACCATTTCTTATGCCTGTTGAAGATGTTTTCTCAATTTCAGGTCGTGGAACAGTTGTCACAGGTAGGGTTGAAAGAGGAGAAATTAAAGTCAACGAAGAAATTGAAATTGTAGGTATCAAGGATACACAAAAAACAGTTGTCACAGGTCTTGAAATGTTTAGAAAACTTCTTGATTCTGCAATGGCTGGTGACAATGTTGGTGTACTTTTAAGAGGTATTGACAAGGAAGCAGTTGAAAGAGGTCAAGTTTTAGCAAAATCTGGTTCAGTTACACCTCATACAGAATTTGAAGCAGAAGTTTACATCCTATCTAAGGACGAAGGTGGAAGACATACACCATTCTTTACAGGATACAAACCACAATTCTTTATTAGAACTTCAGATATTACAGGTGAAGTTAAACTAGCTGAAGGTGTAGAAATGGTTATGCCTGGAGATAGTGCAAAAATGACAGTTAAACTAATTGTACCTGTAGCTATGGAAGATGGTTTGAGATTTGCAATTCGTGAAGGTGGACACACAGTAGGCGCAGGTGTTATCACAAAAATTATAGCCTAA
- the fusA gene encoding elongation factor G, protein MTATKDRNVSLDKIRNLGIIAHIDAGKTTTTERLLFETGRTYKQGSVDDGTTVTDWMAQERERGITIVSAAITAFWDLKEDSSVEKGHYRINLIDTPGHIDFTAEVERSLRVLDGALMVFDGRTGVESQSETVWRQADKYNVPRICVLNKLNLIGADFDGSIKSIRERLKANASPVTYPIGQEHAHRGVIDLVKMKALTYKAIEDPKLTEEEIPADLLETAKKYRQELIESVSEFDDEALAKYLEGQEPTELEIKRAIRKGVIAGKFFPVFGGDNRSAESQLLLDGVVEYLPSPIDIPAIEGTNAKTGEVETRERRNDQPFSGIAFKVVTDPHVGRLVYVRVYSGVLKTGQTVYNANKQISERIGKLVLLHADQRELIEEAYAGEIVAVVGIKDTTTGHTICDPAHPIHLESITFPEPVISLAIEPATKSDQEKMGLALNKLSDEDPTFRIKSNPETGQTIIAGMGELQLEVLVDRMKREFNVIATTGAPQVAYKETIKRNGDGEGKYIRQTGGRGQYGHCFIKVEPRGRGEGFEFKSEIKGGAIPQEYIPAIEKGVKEKLENGIMAGYPMVDIKAVVYDGTFHDIDSSEMSFKIAGSLAVEDAIKKADMCLLEPIMKVEVFTPAEYMGDVMGDLSSKRAQISGTEEKMGETVVYATAPLAELSGYATKLRSLTQGRARAFVEPSHYEEVPSHIAAQIVEKAGKVEMARG, encoded by the coding sequence ATGACGGCTACCAAAGACCGTAATGTTTCATTGGATAAAATTAGAAACTTAGGAATAATTGCCCACATTGATGCTGGTAAGACAACAACTACAGAAAGACTTCTTTTTGAGACAGGTAGGACTTACAAACAAGGTTCGGTTGATGACGGAACAACAGTTACTGACTGGATGGCACAAGAAAGGGAAAGAGGAATTACTATTGTTTCTGCGGCAATCACAGCCTTTTGGGATTTAAAGGAAGATTCTTCAGTTGAAAAGGGTCACTACAGAATAAATTTGATTGATACCCCGGGTCATATTGATTTTACAGCAGAAGTTGAGAGATCCTTAAGGGTATTAGATGGTGCTTTAATGGTCTTTGATGGAAGAACGGGAGTAGAATCTCAGTCTGAAACTGTTTGGAGACAAGCAGACAAATATAATGTTCCAAGAATTTGTGTTTTAAACAAACTTAATCTAATTGGAGCTGATTTTGATGGTTCAATTAAATCTATTCGTGAAAGATTAAAGGCCAATGCTTCACCTGTTACCTATCCAATTGGTCAAGAACACGCTCATCGAGGCGTAATTGATTTAGTTAAAATGAAGGCTTTAACTTATAAAGCTATAGAAGATCCAAAATTGACAGAAGAAGAAATTCCTGCAGATCTTTTAGAAACTGCCAAGAAGTACAGACAAGAGTTGATTGAAAGTGTTTCTGAATTTGACGACGAGGCATTGGCAAAATACTTAGAAGGTCAAGAGCCAACAGAGCTAGAGATTAAAAGAGCAATCAGAAAAGGTGTTATAGCTGGTAAATTCTTCCCAGTATTTGGGGGTGACAATAGATCAGCAGAATCACAACTTTTACTTGATGGTGTTGTTGAATACTTGCCATCTCCTATCGATATTCCAGCAATTGAAGGAACAAACGCAAAAACAGGAGAAGTTGAAACACGAGAGAGAAGAAATGACCAACCATTTTCAGGCATTGCCTTTAAAGTAGTGACTGACCCCCATGTCGGTCGTTTAGTCTATGTTAGAGTCTATTCAGGGGTCTTAAAGACGGGTCAAACAGTATATAACGCAAATAAGCAAATTAGTGAAAGAATTGGAAAATTGGTTTTACTTCATGCAGATCAGAGAGAATTAATTGAAGAAGCATATGCGGGAGAAATTGTTGCTGTTGTTGGTATTAAGGATACAACTACGGGACATACTATTTGTGACCCTGCACACCCTATTCATTTGGAGTCAATTACTTTTCCGGAACCTGTCATTTCACTTGCAATTGAACCTGCTACAAAATCAGATCAAGAAAAAATGGGTTTGGCATTAAACAAACTTTCAGACGAGGATCCAACGTTTAGAATTAAGAGTAATCCTGAAACAGGTCAAACTATCATTGCAGGTATGGGTGAACTTCAACTTGAGGTATTGGTAGATAGGATGAAAAGAGAGTTTAACGTCATAGCCACAACTGGAGCGCCACAAGTTGCTTATAAAGAAACAATTAAGAGAAATGGTGATGGTGAGGGTAAGTATATTAGACAAACTGGTGGTCGTGGTCAGTATGGTCACTGTTTCATTAAAGTTGAGCCTAGAGGCAGAGGTGAAGGTTTTGAATTTAAGTCAGAAATTAAAGGTGGTGCAATTCCACAAGAATATATTCCTGCAATTGAAAAGGGTGTTAAAGAAAAACTTGAAAACGGAATTATGGCAGGCTATCCAATGGTTGATATCAAGGCAGTTGTCTATGATGGAACTTTCCACGATATCGATTCGTCAGAAATGTCATTTAAGATTGCGGGATCTTTAGCTGTTGAAGATGCAATAAAGAAAGCTGATATGTGCCTACTTGAGCCAATTATGAAGGTTGAGGTCTTTACCCCTGCAGAATATATGGGTGATGTTATGGGAGACCTTTCAAGTAAAAGAGCACAAATTTCAGGAACAGAAGAGAAAATGGGAGAAACAGTTGTTTATGCAACCGCACCACTAGCTGAACTTTCAGGTTATGCAACAAAGTTAAGGTCTCTAACACAAGGTAGAGCTAGAGCTTTCGTAGAACCATCACACTATGAAGAGGTTCCATCTCATATTGCCGCACAGATTGTAGAAAAAGCTGGAAAAGTCGAAATGGCAAGAGGATAA
- the rpsG gene encoding 30S ribosomal protein S7 encodes MPRKGPARKRLVEVDLVYGSRLIAKLINRSMYDGKKSVAQKEVYRALTLIEQKTKENPVTVFDKAIENIQPEMEVRAKRVGGAAYQVPMQVRGERKESLAIRWLVNATRAKSNSEFHTYGEKLAQELMDAAKGEGGAVRKRQEMEKQADANRAFSHFKW; translated from the coding sequence ATGCCAAGAAAAGGACCAGCAAGAAAAAGATTAGTTGAAGTAGATCTTGTTTATGGAAGTAGGTTAATTGCAAAACTTATAAACAGGAGTATGTATGATGGCAAAAAATCAGTTGCTCAAAAAGAAGTTTATAGAGCTCTTACTTTAATTGAACAAAAAACAAAAGAAAATCCCGTAACAGTATTCGATAAAGCAATTGAGAACATCCAACCAGAAATGGAAGTTAGAGCCAAAAGAGTTGGTGGAGCCGCATATCAAGTTCCAATGCAAGTTAGGGGTGAGAGAAAAGAATCATTGGCTATTAGATGGCTTGTCAACGCAACGAGGGCAAAATCAAATTCAGAATTTCATACCTATGGTGAGAAACTTGCTCAAGAACTAATGGACGCTGCAAAAGGTGAAGGCGGAGCAGTAAGAAAGAGACAAGAAATGGAAAAACAGGCTGATGCGAATCGTGCTTTCTCACATTTTAAATGGTAG
- the rpsL gene encoding 30S ribosomal protein S12 yields the protein MPTANQLVKYGRKSNKKKSKTTSLKKWFNAKDREFGENSSPFKRGVVLTVRTQTPRKPNSALRKVARVRLSNKQEVTVYIPGEGHELAEHSVVLVRGGKVKDLSGVKYTVVRGKLDTTGVSGRQTSRSRYGAKKNQGGAK from the coding sequence ATGCCTACAGCAAACCAACTAGTAAAATACGGTCGAAAATCAAACAAGAAAAAGTCTAAAACAACTTCTTTAAAAAAGTGGTTTAACGCCAAAGATAGAGAGTTTGGCGAAAATTCATCACCCTTTAAAAGAGGTGTTGTATTAACAGTTAGAACTCAAACACCTAGAAAACCAAACTCAGCGCTTCGTAAAGTTGCTAGAGTTAGACTCTCAAACAAACAAGAGGTTACTGTTTATATTCCAGGTGAAGGCCATGAATTGGCAGAGCATTCTGTTGTTTTGGTTAGAGGTGGAAAAGTTAAAGATTTGTCTGGTGTAAAATATACAGTAGTTAGAGGAAAACTTGATACAACAGGAGTATCTGGTAGGCAAACATCAAGAAGTAGATATGGGGCTAAGAAAAATCAGGGAGGAGCTAAGTAA